In Acidobacteriota bacterium, a single window of DNA contains:
- a CDS encoding WYL domain-containing protein, which yields MKNDSTLNHRIVRLFQLIQELDLNPAQKPQELWERLGVGKSAFYKDLNLLAEAGFNWHFDKRRQKFIREGEGVLPTFSLTLQEAIALILAVRQFAASGDTVLAFDAIEGIKKLISVAPPVMRPLLQGALTDILAKQFKAEPKILGRILEAQRLRREVKIVYDDHWQGKILWYQIAPYQIFFQARALYLDVLIPEEHRIATLRFGRIKDVGDLGPSFDVIKFYNFTERHRFTFRAFQSEHPPQIVKLRFEQPVARYILESEWHSTEKKIECSDGGVILTLQVAYPKEVLWYLVMPYAEHATILEPAWLNDEFVRIARAVINKHQPLTSE from the coding sequence ATGAAGAACGATTCCACACTCAACCACCGTATTGTCCGCCTGTTTCAACTGATTCAGGAACTCGACCTCAATCCAGCGCAGAAACCGCAGGAACTGTGGGAACGACTGGGAGTTGGGAAATCCGCTTTTTATAAGGATCTGAACCTCCTGGCCGAAGCTGGATTCAACTGGCACTTTGACAAACGCCGGCAGAAATTTATCAGGGAAGGGGAAGGTGTACTTCCAACATTTTCCTTGACACTCCAGGAAGCAATTGCTTTGATACTTGCCGTCCGTCAATTTGCAGCTTCGGGTGATACGGTCCTGGCCTTTGATGCAATTGAGGGAATCAAAAAACTCATCTCCGTTGCCCCTCCAGTCATGCGCCCGCTGCTGCAAGGGGCGCTCACCGACATACTGGCGAAGCAGTTCAAAGCCGAGCCCAAAATCCTGGGTCGAATCCTCGAAGCCCAGCGTCTGCGTCGCGAGGTGAAGATTGTGTACGATGACCATTGGCAGGGGAAAATCCTGTGGTATCAAATTGCGCCCTACCAGATTTTTTTCCAGGCGAGGGCGCTCTACCTCGATGTGTTGATTCCAGAGGAACATCGGATTGCGACGCTCCGGTTTGGCCGAATCAAGGACGTCGGAGACCTCGGGCCCTCATTTGATGTCATTAAGTTTTATAACTTCACCGAGCGGCATCGCTTCACATTTCGGGCCTTCCAGAGCGAACATCCGCCGCAGATCGTGAAGTTGCGATTTGAGCAGCCGGTTGCCCGTTACATTCTCGAATCGGAATGGCACTCAACCGAAAAGAAAATCGAATGCTCAGACGGCGGCGTGATTTTGACGCTCCAGGTGGCTTACCCCAAAGAAGTCCTCTGGTATCTGGTGATGCCCTACGCCGAACACGCGACGATTCTGGAGCCAGCGTGGCTGAATGATGAATTTGTGCGGATTGCCCGTGCGGTTATCAATAAACACCAACCTCTAACCTCTGAATAG